The genomic region TTAATTTTAGATGTTGCTACTATTTCGTCAATATCCTGCCCACTCACTTTCAACTTAATCATATCCCCTGATTTTAATTGATTAAGTGACACGTTAGCCCCATCTAGTTGTACTTTAGTTCTATGATAAGCCTTTAATGTTTGTGTATTATTAGTAGCACCATTTCTTAATACTACTAAATCAAATCCTACATTTGGTGTTACTGCATTAAATATACCTTCTATATCTGGAATAAAACTAGTAGTAGTTTCAATCTTTACTAACTTATATTCATCTGTGAAGGTAACATTAGCTTGTTGTTTTAATGGTAGTTGATTAAATATTGATTTCTTTCCATTAACAAAGATCTCCACGTCTGTATTTCTCTGAAATAATTTAGTTTCGTTTCCATCAAACTTTATAAGTATACTATTATTGTCAATAAATTCTATTACTCCACTCTTCATAGTTAATTTTTTTTCAGTTATAACATTTCTATTATCACTATTGATACCATTATTTAGATTATTTTTGTGGGAGTTGTCCACTAAATAGTCGAAACTTTTAGAAAGCATTGATGCTATTTCAGCTCTCGATATAGTATTATTTGGGTTAAACCTTCCGTAACCGTCACCGTTTGAGTTTAGAATCCCTTTATTGAGAAGAAAATCAATATATTTTACATTTGATGCACGAATCAATTCAGTGTCGATATAAGGTAATGCTATTACTTTACTATATTCTTTACCCTTATTTAATGCCCTGGATAGATAAATCGAGACCTCTTCTCTAGTTGCATTTGTTTGAGTCCCCTGACTAAAGAATCTATTTAACTCTTCATAATTTATAATTTCTGCATCTAGTGCATATGCAAGGGCATTTTTAGCCCAAGGGGCATATACGTCAACACGCAATGCATCCAAAATGTATTTCTGACGTTCTACTACTCTGTCGATATTTTCTACATTGTCAAATCTATTGACTAAATTATATATCATTACTATCATTTGAACTTTACTAACAGAATCATTTGGCTTAAACGTAGCATTAGGGAATCCCCCTATAATGTTATTTTGTGAAAGTTTATTTATATGATTATGTGCCCAATGATTAATGCTCACATCAGTAAAAGATTGTCCAAAAACAAATTGAATTGTAAATGAAAAAATAACTACTGTAACTATTAATATCTTATTTTTGCTTAAGTTTTTATAAATCACAAGAATCAATCCTCTTTTCCATTATTTTCATATATATACTTTTTCGGCAAAAAATCTTTAATTCCTTCATTTTTCTACGTATTTTTTCAATTTTTCATTTCATATTAAAATTATAATTTTTATTCCCTATTATAGCCTTCTAAATAGATGGTGTTAATAACAAGCACCAATTTTTGTGCATAAAAAGATGAGACAATCACAAAACTCTGATAAAATATAATAAATCTAAATCACATTTTATAGGAGTATTGTCAAATTGTCTCATAATAATTTCAAACTATCATTTGAGTAATTTATCTATTGACCATTATGCCTTTTTGTATATACTCATAAACTCTATATGCCTTATAATATTCATCTTTTGCGTTTTCAAGGTCTATTTCCTTTGTTTCATAGTCAATTTTTCTATTGTCTACTTCTACAATACTCATAAGTCCTATCGTATATCTCAGTTGAGATAACTCATATAGTCTTTTCGCTGTATTATAACTTTGTTCAGCAAGTTTTATTTCATTCTCTTTTTGAATCAAATCATTATATGATAACTTATAACTCATTTCAATGCTATTTTTAAGGTCCTCTAGCCTATATTTTGCTTCTCTTAAATCTACTTGTGGGTTATAACTTTTATTTGTGCCATCTGGATATCTATCATTTACATTAATTAAGTGTTCTTCTCTCCGTTGAATTTCTTTTTCTGCAATTTGAATGCTTCTTCCAGATAAGGCATTTTTTAATCCCTCTGTGTAATTAGTGTATTTAATCCCACTATAACTAACTGGTTCTAATATCAGTTCTATACCTTCACTGACACCAAGTATTTTCTTATAGTTATTTATTACAACTTCTTGCTGTAATTTAAGCTGCTTTAACTGACTAGCTACATGATTAAATCTTAGAAAGGTATCTTCTAGATTTAGCAAACTAGATAGTCCTAAACTTTGTTTGAGGCGCTCTATCTCAAGCACTTGTTTTGTTATTTCATAGTTCTTTTCTAGTTTTATTATATTTCTATTCAGTATTAATAATCCTATATATTGGTTTTCTATACTGTAATCAAATTTATGGCCTTCCAGCACTTCATTGTCAATCAACATCTGTTGACTTATTCTAGATTGTTCTAAGCTATCAAGTAATTGATTCGTTGAACTTCCTAAAGTAGTAGTAGATGAAAGCAAAGCTTCAACTTGTGATAATTGATCCCGTATATTTTCTTTTTGCAACGATGTAAGACTCTCATCCTCTAGTTTACTGATTAAGTTTAACCTAGTATTCTCTAACTCAATTGCTTGAGTTAGATGATATGCACTATTATTCAATGATGTTAATAAATTACCTATATTATTAGCCATTTTGTCTTTATTTAACTCAGTGTACTTAATACTCGCATTATTTTTTCTAGCCATTTCTAATGCATTTTCTATTGTAATTGTTTTTACAACTTTACCATTAGC from Serpentinicella alkaliphila harbors:
- a CDS encoding S-layer homology domain-containing protein codes for the protein MIYKNLSKNKILIVTVVIFSFTIQFVFGQSFTDVSINHWAHNHINKLSQNNIIGGFPNATFKPNDSVSKVQMIVMIYNLVNRFDNVENIDRVVERQKYILDALRVDVYAPWAKNALAYALDAEIINYEELNRFFSQGTQTNATREEVSIYLSRALNKGKEYSKVIALPYIDTELIRASNVKYIDFLLNKGILNSNGDGYGRFNPNNTISRAEIASMLSKSFDYLVDNSHKNNLNNGINSDNRNVITEKKLTMKSGVIEFIDNNSILIKFDGNETKLFQRNTDVEIFVNGKKSIFNQLPLKQQANVTFTDEYKLVKIETTTSFIPDIEGIFNAVTPNVGFDLVVLRNGATNNTQTLKAYHRTKVQLDGANVSLNQLKSGDMIKLKVSGQDIDEIVATSKIKTYQGILQKRVESLQKPLITLNISGESITIEAKPDVRVRRNGGSNLVTNLKVGDVITLSTEYEKAVNIQATSVITRNVGRIEAINILKDSSSITILNDNKSETYNIDSSVYVKVNNIEKDLYDLRLDQIIEIVLENDEIIAIESRDDLNRTQINGTVSSIDIGSKYFVLEYLDRSTNKIVFKTVYYTNNTRITSSLAQVPISIYTLRVADQVFVIGDEKFNKFTADRVLLID
- a CDS encoding TolC family protein is translated as MIRLRKISIVTVLILSIIFSSGSFIGFANGKVVKTITIENALEMARKNNASIKYTELNKDKMANNIGNLLTSLNNSAYHLTQAIELENTRLNLISKLEDESLTSLQKENIRDQLSQVEALLSSTTTLGSSTNQLLDSLEQSRISQQMLIDNEVLEGHKFDYSIENQYIGLLILNRNIIKLEKNYEITKQVLEIERLKQSLGLSSLLNLEDTFLRFNHVASQLKQLKLQQEVVINNYKKILGVSEGIELILEPVSYSGIKYTNYTEGLKNALSGRSIQIAEKEIQRREEHLINVNDRYPDGTNKSYNPQVDLREAKYRLEDLKNSIEMSYKLSYNDLIQKENEIKLAEQSYNTAKRLYELSQLRYTIGLMSIVEVDNRKIDYETKEIDLENAKDEYYKAYRVYEYIQKGIMVNR